The following proteins are encoded in a genomic region of Cyclonatronum proteinivorum:
- a CDS encoding HD domain-containing protein, whose protein sequence is MKAPDEHTIKHWLTPRIAKHDTAHDLQHVMRVVERARDIGQAEGADLNILIPAAWLHDLIALPKNSAERSQAASRSAEQAAAWLLSQGTHRATVDAISHCIAAHSFSGEVQARTKEAKILQDADRLDALGAIGIARCFVTGASFGAAFYHPEMPITDGNSRSFNDKHYTLDHFYTKLYKLPERMHTQTAREIALQRLSFMKKFEQQLIGEIAGKNDMQHPA, encoded by the coding sequence ATGAAAGCACCGGACGAGCACACCATAAAGCACTGGCTGACGCCCCGCATTGCCAAACATGATACCGCCCACGATCTGCAGCACGTAATGCGCGTTGTCGAACGCGCGCGGGATATCGGGCAGGCGGAAGGCGCGGATTTAAACATTCTGATTCCCGCCGCGTGGCTGCATGATCTTATCGCCCTCCCCAAGAACAGTGCCGAACGCAGTCAGGCCGCTTCAAGGTCCGCTGAGCAAGCCGCTGCATGGTTATTGTCACAAGGCACACACAGAGCCACGGTTGACGCCATTTCACACTGCATAGCTGCGCACAGCTTTAGCGGCGAAGTACAGGCCCGAACGAAAGAAGCCAAAATCCTGCAGGACGCCGACCGCCTCGACGCCCTTGGAGCCATCGGAATTGCGCGCTGTTTTGTAACCGGCGCCTCCTTTGGCGCAGCCTTTTACCACCCCGAAATGCCAATCACCGACGGCAACAGCCGAAGCTTTAACGACAAGCACTATACCCTCGATCATTTCTACACAAAGCTGTACAAGCTGCCGGAACGCATGCACACACAAACAGCCAGAGAAATCGCCCTGCAGCGTCTCAGCTTTATGAAAAAATTCGAGCAGCAGCTGATCGGCGAAATAGCAGGAAAAAACGACATGCAGCACCCGGCCTGA
- a CDS encoding c-type cytochrome — MISISKGKYLLMLFIAVLVLASCQGMPSEKTQIQPQQNMYWQQKFKAFEPNDFFEDRRAMRVPVEGTIARGHLRQDLAMYQGVNADGSQVDFIPVEITRELLNRGRAQYEITCSPCHGISGLGNGLVIERGYVPPPSFHEDRLLEMVDGGIYSAIYNGAGSMPTFRRIVPRAEDRWAIVAYIRALQISQAATEEEVNSIGLTAGDFGLYDPTSDLATQN, encoded by the coding sequence AAGGCAAATATCTTCTGATGCTCTTTATTGCGGTACTCGTATTAGCGTCCTGTCAGGGTATGCCAAGCGAGAAAACGCAAATACAGCCTCAGCAAAACATGTACTGGCAGCAAAAATTCAAGGCATTTGAGCCTAACGACTTTTTCGAAGACCGCAGAGCTATGCGTGTACCTGTTGAAGGTACAATTGCGCGCGGACATCTTCGTCAGGACCTTGCCATGTATCAGGGTGTAAATGCAGATGGCTCACAGGTAGATTTTATCCCGGTAGAAATAACCCGTGAATTACTGAACCGCGGGCGCGCACAGTATGAAATTACCTGTAGTCCATGCCACGGTATTTCCGGTTTGGGTAATGGTTTGGTAATTGAAAGAGGATATGTGCCACCACCATCATTCCATGAAGACAGGCTTCTTGAAATGGTTGATGGCGGAATATATAGCGCTATTTACAATGGCGCAGGAAGTATGCCGACCTTCAGAAGAATTGTTCCAAGAGCTGAAGACCGCTGGGCTATTGTTGCATATATCAGAGCGCTTCAGATCAGTCAGGCAGCTACAGAAGAAGAAGTAAATTCTATTGGTTTGACAGCAGGTGATTTCGGATTGTATGACCCGACTTCCGATCTTGCTACACAAAATTAA
- a CDS encoding L-threonylcarbamoyladenylate synthase — protein MAEIIKLHPVTPHVKRVFDIVDRLRAGEIMLFPSDTQHALGCDYTNKKGVDRIRNIRKLDSDHMFTLICDSLTGISKFANISTDNFKIIKRLIPGPYTFILPGTKEVPRLLLHPKRKTVGFRVPSHPICEQIIAELGHPLLATSAKAPDELVPDGDPQFTDELFRIFDHLVDIAIDDEQPLQTVESTIIDMTGDVPSIIRVGEGFERVEEVFALHDLDAALSES, from the coding sequence ATGGCTGAGATTATTAAGCTTCATCCGGTAACCCCTCATGTAAAGCGTGTTTTCGATATTGTTGACAGGCTTCGGGCTGGTGAAATTATGCTGTTTCCATCTGACACGCAGCATGCCCTCGGGTGCGATTATACCAACAAAAAAGGAGTCGACCGGATCAGAAACATCCGTAAACTCGACAGCGACCACATGTTTACGCTTATCTGCGACTCCCTTACCGGAATCTCCAAGTTTGCCAACATCAGCACAGATAACTTTAAAATCATCAAACGACTCATACCGGGTCCTTACACCTTTATTTTGCCTGGTACGAAAGAAGTGCCCCGTCTTTTGCTTCACCCCAAGCGCAAAACCGTTGGCTTCCGCGTGCCTTCCCATCCGATTTGTGAACAAATTATTGCCGAACTCGGTCATCCTTTGCTTGCAACAAGCGCCAAAGCCCCCGATGAACTTGTTCCGGATGGCGATCCGCAATTTACAGATGAGCTGTTCCGGATTTTTGATCACCTTGTTGATATTGCTATCGACGACGAGCAGCCTCTTCAAACCGTGGAATCTACCATTATTGACATGACCGGTGATGTGCCCTCCATCATCCGCGTCGGTGAAGGCTTCGAAAGAGTAGAAGAAGTTTTTGCCCTGCACGATTTAGACGCAGCCCTTTCCGAGTCATAA
- a CDS encoding cytochrome c oxidase subunit 3 family protein, which yields MAQAHSLENAHVQHHFRSSDQQFSSSKLGMWLFLFTEVMFFGGLFVAYIIYRAWNPDLFTLAATELSTVLGGINTVVLIGSSLTCALAIRSAQTNNQKMIVNYLLVTIVLATIFLVIKYFEYTAKFEVGILPGGLYAFEGIDHPKAGVFFSIYYMMTGLHGLHVIIGIGLMIWLVVKAKAGAYSSSYYTPVEITGLYWHLVDIIWIFLFPLMYLID from the coding sequence ATGGCACAGGCACATAGTTTAGAAAACGCACATGTTCAGCACCATTTCAGAAGCTCTGACCAACAGTTCAGCTCTTCTAAATTGGGTATGTGGCTATTCCTCTTCACAGAGGTAATGTTCTTTGGCGGACTTTTCGTAGCCTACATTATATATCGCGCATGGAACCCCGACTTATTTACGCTTGCAGCTACTGAACTTAGTACAGTACTGGGCGGAATTAACACGGTTGTACTTATCGGGAGCTCGCTGACATGTGCACTTGCGATTCGCTCGGCGCAGACCAACAATCAAAAGATGATTGTGAATTATCTTCTTGTAACGATAGTGCTGGCAACCATCTTTCTCGTAATTAAGTATTTTGAGTACACTGCCAAGTTTGAGGTAGGTATCCTTCCCGGAGGTCTTTACGCATTCGAAGGTATAGATCACCCTAAAGCAGGCGTGTTCTTCAGTATCTATTACATGATGACAGGATTACACGGCTTGCACGTGATTATAGGAATAGGCCTGATGATATGGCTTGTCGTTAAAGCTAAGGCTGGTGCATACAGTTCCTCATATTATACCCCGGTTGAAATTACAGGTTTGTATTGGCACCTTGTGGATATAATATGGATTTTCCTGTTCCCGCTAATGTATCTGATAGATTAG
- a CDS encoding SCO family protein — translation MNFSVKIQLLTLLLFTTLFATDGLFAQTTNPATEANARLLEQLQIQEQLGEYLPEDLVFTNEFGEEVKLSSFFESDRPVLLNLIYFSCPSICSLILNGVADAVEQVRWTPGVEYDIVTISIDPNEDYQLASQVKQGYADRMNKSGIEEGWHFLTGTQENIDAISESVGIPFVWSEEAQEFLHGSAIMFISPEMRITRYLYGVSYREMDVRNALFDAAGGRVGSTLERIALYCFTFDPDSGSYVPYAMNIMKVGGVVILLGLGIFLGGFWLRERKKDATGLSFD, via the coding sequence TTGAATTTTTCTGTTAAAATACAGCTACTAACACTTCTACTATTCACTACTCTTTTTGCAACTGACGGATTGTTTGCACAGACAACCAATCCGGCCACAGAAGCCAATGCGCGTCTGTTGGAGCAGTTGCAAATTCAGGAACAATTAGGCGAATACCTTCCGGAGGATTTGGTATTTACTAATGAGTTTGGAGAAGAAGTTAAACTAAGCTCGTTTTTCGAGTCTGACAGACCCGTACTCCTCAATCTCATCTATTTCAGCTGTCCCAGTATTTGCAGCCTCATTTTAAATGGTGTTGCCGATGCAGTAGAGCAGGTGAGATGGACTCCCGGCGTTGAGTATGACATCGTAACCATTAGTATAGATCCTAACGAAGACTATCAGCTTGCTTCTCAAGTCAAGCAAGGTTACGCAGACAGGATGAATAAATCCGGTATTGAAGAAGGTTGGCATTTCCTTACCGGTACGCAGGAAAATATTGATGCTATATCCGAATCTGTAGGGATTCCATTTGTGTGGAGCGAAGAAGCGCAGGAATTTCTGCATGGGTCTGCAATTATGTTCATCTCTCCTGAAATGAGAATCACCCGTTATTTATATGGTGTTTCTTACCGGGAAATGGACGTCAGAAATGCATTATTTGATGCGGCAGGCGGCAGAGTAGGTTCTACGCTTGAGCGTATTGCACTTTATTGTTTTACCTTCGATCCTGACTCGGGTTCATATGTTCCCTATGCTATGAATATCATGAAGGTTGGCGGAGTAGTGATACTTCTCGGGTTAGGTATCTTCCTGGGTGGCTTTTGGTTACGCGAGAGAAAAAAAGATGCAACAGGTCTTAGTTTTGATTAA
- a CDS encoding metal-dependent hydrolase, which translates to MSSALNITFLGHSAFKITTPEGCVILIDPFLSQNPSTPEDLKKQNKADYILLTHGHEDHVGDTLEIAAQTGATVVSTVELSGLLKSDGLEASQAAEFNKGGTLKFSEFSVTLTNANHSSSFGGRYAGEAGGLVLRFTDGSCIYHAGDTNIMPDFSLYADLYAPDIVMLPIGDHYTMGPVEAAMAAAMIKTKKVIPMHYGTFPVLTGSPETFKTEVDKRTGGASEVVILQPGESV; encoded by the coding sequence ATGTCATCTGCATTAAACATAACCTTTTTAGGTCATTCAGCATTTAAGATCACAACGCCGGAGGGCTGTGTTATTCTTATTGACCCTTTTTTGAGTCAGAACCCGTCAACCCCGGAAGACTTAAAGAAACAGAATAAAGCGGACTACATCCTGCTTACTCATGGCCATGAAGACCATGTCGGGGATACGCTGGAAATCGCCGCCCAAACTGGTGCTACTGTTGTGAGTACCGTTGAGCTTTCCGGTTTGCTCAAATCAGACGGTCTTGAAGCGTCGCAGGCTGCGGAATTCAATAAAGGCGGTACGCTAAAGTTTTCGGAATTCAGTGTGACGCTCACCAATGCCAATCACTCTTCATCATTTGGCGGACGCTATGCCGGTGAGGCCGGTGGCCTGGTGCTTCGCTTTACGGATGGCAGCTGTATCTATCATGCGGGCGACACCAACATTATGCCTGATTTCAGCCTGTATGCGGATTTGTATGCCCCGGATATTGTTATGCTGCCCATTGGTGATCATTATACCATGGGCCCCGTTGAGGCCGCCATGGCAGCTGCCATGATCAAAACAAAAAAAGTGATTCCCATGCACTATGGCACGTTTCCGGTGCTAACAGGATCTCCTGAAACCTTTAAGACTGAGGTAGATAAAAGAACCGGTGGCGCTTCAGAGGTTGTTATCTTGCAACCCGGCGAGTCGGTCTGA
- the coxB gene encoding cytochrome c oxidase subunit II: MEYLTNFFLPSAESTYAANVDGLFHFINIVSLILLVGITIAIVYFSIKYRRKSQEDTTPLITHNTTLEVTWTVIPLILILIVFFWGFNDYVEMRTPPANAYEVHVESFSFGWNFEHPNGIREANQLTVPVAQPVRLIMRSRDGDVIHSFFVPQFRLKQDLLPNRYTFAWFEAVRPGEFVYFCTEYCGGGHSMMNGIVRAKTQEEFDAWTEDELGRDLDALPLAELGQLVFTSAGCQGCHSIDGSSRVGPTMAGLYMREREFTDGTRRIADEEYLVQAIVDPNAQVNVGYPNNMPTIYAQTLSEREILGLVEFIKELQ; this comes from the coding sequence ATGGAATATTTAACTAATTTTTTTCTTCCATCAGCTGAGTCTACGTACGCAGCTAATGTGGATGGCTTATTTCATTTTATAAATATAGTAAGCCTCATACTATTGGTAGGAATTACAATCGCTATTGTATATTTCTCCATTAAATACCGGAGAAAATCTCAGGAAGACACAACACCATTAATAACACACAACACTACTCTTGAAGTCACCTGGACCGTAATCCCCCTCATTCTTATTCTCATTGTGTTCTTCTGGGGATTTAATGATTACGTTGAAATGCGGACGCCACCGGCTAATGCATACGAAGTGCATGTTGAAAGCTTTTCATTCGGTTGGAATTTCGAGCATCCAAACGGTATTCGAGAAGCCAATCAGCTTACGGTACCTGTAGCACAGCCTGTACGATTGATCATGCGTTCAAGAGATGGGGATGTTATACACTCTTTCTTTGTTCCGCAATTCCGTCTTAAACAAGATTTGCTTCCAAACCGGTACACTTTTGCATGGTTTGAAGCTGTGCGTCCGGGTGAATTCGTGTACTTTTGTACGGAATATTGCGGGGGCGGTCATTCCATGATGAATGGTATTGTAAGAGCCAAGACACAGGAAGAGTTTGATGCTTGGACAGAAGATGAACTTGGCCGGGATTTAGACGCATTACCTCTTGCAGAGCTTGGTCAATTGGTCTTTACAAGTGCCGGTTGCCAGGGCTGTCATTCTATTGATGGTTCATCGCGTGTAGGTCCTACAATGGCCGGACTTTACATGAGAGAGCGTGAGTTTACAGATGGTACACGGAGAATAGCAGACGAAGAATACCTTGTTCAAGCCATTGTAGACCCAAATGCACAGGTAAATGTAGGCTATCCCAACAATATGCCTACTATTTACGCACAAACACTGAGCGAACGTGAAATTCTTGGTTTAGTTGAATTTATTAAGGAGTTACAGTAA
- a CDS encoding COX15/CtaA family protein codes for MLKQLFPTVAVTTIVVTVLLIFIGVIVRASGAGLGCPDWPKCFGMWIPPTTAEALPPEFNPDEFNVVHTWTEYINRLFGVLVGFLIILTTIFSTGYLKERKTVFFASFLSLVLVLFQGWLGGQVVRSGLMPGMISVHMVVAMLILMTLVYAAWSAIKDRYRFTLMHNHKRSLFIASFLLLFLMFVQIVLGTQVREAIDMVDKVSIARAEWLDHVGIIDQIHRTFSWTILLVSGWIVYYVKSNNLVTNITKIAGLIFILVLTQVFIGVVLAYVGFPASFQVLHLGVSSFLIIAIQILLLASKHNR; via the coding sequence ATGCTTAAGCAACTTTTCCCGACCGTAGCTGTAACCACCATCGTCGTTACCGTATTGCTGATATTTATTGGGGTCATTGTTCGTGCTTCGGGTGCAGGTCTGGGATGTCCGGACTGGCCTAAGTGCTTTGGCATGTGGATACCACCAACAACTGCAGAAGCACTCCCCCCTGAATTTAATCCTGACGAGTTCAATGTGGTTCATACCTGGACAGAGTACATTAATCGTCTCTTTGGTGTGCTGGTCGGCTTCCTGATTATTCTTACTACGATATTCTCAACCGGCTACCTAAAGGAGCGAAAGACCGTTTTCTTTGCTTCGTTTTTATCACTTGTACTTGTGCTTTTTCAGGGATGGCTCGGGGGGCAAGTGGTCAGAAGCGGTCTTATGCCGGGTATGATTTCAGTGCATATGGTCGTCGCTATGCTGATCCTGATGACGCTGGTTTATGCTGCGTGGTCAGCAATTAAGGACCGTTACCGTTTTACCCTAATGCATAATCATAAGCGGTCTTTGTTTATCGCGTCATTTTTGCTGCTGTTTTTGATGTTTGTGCAAATTGTACTCGGAACACAGGTACGTGAGGCCATAGACATGGTCGACAAGGTTTCTATCGCGCGTGCTGAATGGCTCGATCATGTGGGTATAATCGATCAGATACACAGAACTTTTTCCTGGACGATATTGCTGGTGAGCGGATGGATTGTGTATTATGTGAAAAGCAATAATCTGGTAACCAATATTACCAAAATTGCAGGCTTAATATTCATACTGGTACTCACACAAGTTTTCATTGGTGTCGTACTTGCCTATGTAGGATTCCCGGCTTCATTTCAGGTTCTGCACCTTGGGGTATCTTCTTTTTTGATCATTGCTATTCAGATATTACTGCTTGCTTCGAAGCACAACCGGTAA
- a CDS encoding cytochrome C oxidase subunit IV family protein: MSAHHIIPLKTLISTTLALVVLTVVTVAVFYLNIPAPFDVIVALLLATFKATLVAMFFMGLYYDEKFNSVVLVFSIIFFLVFVGITLLDTSFRDAGINIWNP; this comes from the coding sequence ATGAGTGCACATCACATCATCCCGCTCAAAACACTTATTTCAACTACACTGGCGCTGGTAGTACTTACCGTTGTTACTGTAGCAGTATTTTATTTAAACATACCCGCCCCATTTGATGTAATTGTTGCTTTATTGCTCGCTACTTTTAAAGCAACATTGGTTGCGATGTTTTTTATGGGTTTGTACTACGACGAAAAGTTTAATTCAGTAGTACTTGTTTTCTCCATAATATTTTTTCTTGTATTTGTAGGAATAACCTTACTCGATACGAGCTTCAGAGATGCCGGCATTAATATTTGGAACCCTTAA
- the cyoE gene encoding heme o synthase, with amino-acid sequence MKLTQEKTLSKPVFSQALSDYFELTKPGITVLVLASMAIGFLLGSAGTFDFTLLFHAIIGTVLIAAGTAAHNQYIERDLDKLMLRTSKRPLPMERIKTSHALIFSMSMIFGGLIYLIATVNWVAGMVSALTAFSYLAMYTPMKRVSFSNVWIGAVPGALPPVGGWAAATGTITEPGVWVLFAIVFFWQVPHVVSIAWLCNDDYTRAGFRMLPKNDEAGYKAAWVNLSCLIILIPISVSLYFMGYNGMIYLAGALLAGAFFFYYGYLFFKNKDKDSAKKLMFASIFYLPIVWIVILLDVLIG; translated from the coding sequence ATGAAGCTAACGCAGGAAAAAACACTTTCCAAACCAGTATTTTCGCAGGCATTATCCGATTACTTCGAGCTGACAAAACCGGGTATAACCGTTCTCGTACTGGCAAGTATGGCAATCGGTTTTCTACTTGGATCAGCCGGAACATTCGATTTTACGCTATTATTTCACGCAATTATTGGTACCGTACTTATTGCAGCAGGAACAGCCGCGCACAATCAGTACATTGAGCGCGATCTCGATAAACTGATGCTCCGCACCAGCAAGAGACCGCTGCCAATGGAGAGAATTAAAACTTCACATGCGCTCATATTCTCAATGAGCATGATCTTCGGCGGGCTTATTTACCTTATCGCAACCGTCAACTGGGTAGCGGGTATGGTGTCTGCCCTCACCGCGTTTTCATACCTTGCGATGTACACCCCCATGAAAAGGGTCTCTTTCAGCAATGTCTGGATTGGAGCCGTGCCCGGCGCCTTACCACCCGTCGGGGGTTGGGCTGCCGCAACAGGCACCATTACAGAACCCGGCGTTTGGGTATTGTTTGCCATCGTCTTTTTCTGGCAGGTACCGCACGTTGTTTCCATTGCCTGGCTTTGCAACGACGATTACACAAGAGCAGGCTTCAGAATGCTTCCCAAAAACGACGAAGCCGGTTATAAGGCCGCTTGGGTTAATCTTTCCTGCCTCATCATACTCATCCCCATATCAGTCAGCCTGTACTTTATGGGGTACAACGGGATGATCTATCTCGCTGGCGCATTGCTCGCCGGAGCATTTTTCTTTTATTACGGCTATTTGTTCTTCAAAAATAAAGACAAGGATTCAGCCAAAAAGCTGATGTTTGCCTCCATCTTCTACCTGCCAATAGTTTGGATCGTCATCCTTTTGGATGTACTGATCGGTTGA
- the ctaD gene encoding cytochrome c oxidase subunit I has translation MSATASNGNTLKVRYFDIDENPSKNYLNAESGLKSWLFTVDHKRIGLMYLASIALFFFVGGVLALVLRTELFTPAENLMNAETYNRIFTLHGAIMVFLFIIPSIPAALGNFLLPIMLGAKDVAFPRLNLASFWIYSIGALFTLASLAVNPIDTGWTFYTPYSVQTGSAVILMTFGVFIMGFSSILTGMNFIVTIHKMRAPGLTWGRLPLFIWAMYATSVIQVLATPVLAITLALLIMERVLGVGIFDPALGGDPVLYQHFFWFYSHPAVYIMIVPAFGVISELIGTFSRKTVFGYWAIAMSSLAIAFIGSLVWGHHMFVSGQSELSTVVFSFLTFFVGIPTGIKIFNWLATMHKGSIDMKTPMLYACIFLFLFTIGGVTGIMLGAISVNVHLHDTYYVVAHFHYVMMGGTVMAFLGGLHFWWPKMTGKMYNEFWGKISAVIIFIGFNLTFLPQFIMGSQGMPRRYYSYIDQFQAMHQLSTIGSYVLGIGFVIIAIYLAHSLLKGEKAPANPWGARTLDWMTSSPPVQHNFDYQPVVTNGAYDYHKPVSEFTLGISDDVYHQEHAGEKKSESAQTV, from the coding sequence ATGTCAGCCACAGCATCAAACGGAAATACTTTAAAAGTCCGCTATTTTGATATTGACGAAAATCCGTCAAAAAATTATCTGAACGCGGAATCAGGTCTTAAATCATGGTTGTTCACCGTCGACCATAAGAGAATAGGCCTGATGTACCTTGCATCTATTGCCCTTTTCTTTTTTGTGGGTGGTGTTTTAGCACTTGTACTTCGTACAGAGTTGTTTACACCTGCAGAAAACCTGATGAATGCAGAAACCTACAATCGCATCTTCACCCTGCACGGTGCGATTATGGTATTCTTATTCATTATACCTTCGATACCCGCTGCCTTAGGTAACTTCCTGTTACCGATTATGCTCGGAGCGAAAGATGTAGCATTTCCCAGGCTGAACCTGGCATCATTCTGGATCTATTCTATTGGTGCACTTTTCACACTGGCTTCTCTTGCTGTTAATCCCATTGACACAGGCTGGACGTTCTACACCCCATATTCTGTACAGACGGGCTCAGCGGTCATACTGATGACATTCGGTGTGTTTATTATGGGGTTCTCGTCTATTCTGACGGGTATGAACTTCATTGTGACCATTCATAAAATGAGAGCACCCGGCTTGACCTGGGGTCGTTTGCCGCTGTTCATTTGGGCGATGTATGCAACTTCTGTTATTCAGGTACTGGCAACACCGGTACTGGCGATTACCCTTGCACTTCTGATTATGGAGCGCGTACTTGGAGTCGGTATTTTTGATCCGGCCTTGGGGGGTGACCCTGTATTGTACCAGCATTTCTTCTGGTTCTATTCACATCCGGCCGTATATATTATGATTGTTCCGGCTTTCGGGGTTATTTCTGAACTTATCGGTACATTCTCAAGAAAAACAGTATTCGGATACTGGGCTATTGCGATGTCAAGTCTTGCTATTGCTTTTATTGGGTCGCTTGTATGGGGACACCACATGTTTGTGTCCGGGCAAAGTGAGCTGAGCACAGTAGTCTTTTCATTTCTGACTTTCTTTGTAGGTATTCCTACAGGTATTAAAATCTTTAATTGGCTGGCTACCATGCATAAGGGTTCTATAGACATGAAAACACCGATGCTCTATGCCTGTATCTTTTTGTTTCTCTTCACGATCGGTGGGGTAACAGGTATCATGCTCGGTGCTATTTCAGTCAATGTGCATCTCCATGACACCTATTATGTTGTAGCCCACTTTCATTATGTGATGATGGGGGGTACGGTAATGGCTTTCCTTGGTGGGTTACATTTCTGGTGGCCTAAGATGACCGGTAAAATGTATAATGAATTCTGGGGCAAGATATCAGCTGTAATTATATTTATAGGGTTTAATCTTACCTTCCTGCCACAGTTCATCATGGGAAGTCAGGGTATGCCCCGCAGGTACTACTCCTATATCGATCAGTTCCAGGCTATGCACCAGCTCTCAACCATCGGTTCATATGTATTGGGAATCGGATTTGTTATCATTGCCATCTATCTGGCGCATTCACTTCTTAAGGGCGAAAAAGCTCCGGCTAACCCATGGGGTGCCCGTACGCTGGATTGGATGACTTCCTCACCGCCGGTACAGCACAACTTCGATTATCAGCCGGTTGTAACAAACGGAGCGTATGACTACCACAAGCCTGTATCTGAATTTACCCTCGGAATTTCCGATGATGTATACCATCAGGAACATGCCGGAGAGAAAAAATCGGAATCAGCACAAACTGTATAA